A single region of the Leptodactylus fuscus isolate aLepFus1 chromosome 5, aLepFus1.hap2, whole genome shotgun sequence genome encodes:
- the SECISBP2L gene encoding selenocysteine insertion sequence-binding protein 2-like, translated as MEINEQNGKLSAEVEPFVPQKKGTEAITIPMALPSDSGNVGGLEPTPIPSYLITCYPFVQENQSNRQFPLYINDIRWQQSSSNPPGPYLAYPIVPAQPPVSTEYMYYQLMPAPCAQVMGFYHPFPTSYSTPLQATNAINAISIDCNDRTNQQSQVNVLPSQRNRNVTRPPIVHKPQQLIPQIKCKRPPMKSVAVQKETCAAGPDARSKIVLLVDACQQTDFPNEIANKSLSESMGSAPWKTKARRRRSSHTAAESSSEQGASEADIDSDSGYCSPKHCQAAAMCSRHTDCTASAVNVAEPAVCAAGGSWANVASQATQKRPWNEKNQSFSRGGRQTELRNNSQLGYRMRGQSTSSERRQNIQRKQDGKTGTTAQLSRSDQSHEQLFFEDEDEFPELNSSSGTSRNETQPKMAAKVLDDLPENSPINIVQTPIPITTSVPKRAKSQKKKALAAALATAQEYSEISMEQKKLQEALSKASGKKSKTPVQLDLGDMLAELERQQQAMKARQITNTRPLSYTVGSTVPFHAKEHTNRNLFTKSQALVASPNPLDSTAPRMKRGKEKEIPKLKRPTPLKKIILKEREEKKGRLTVDQNVLSSDEQKDIPLSFTDDQSEELASQDEAGLSAPSDTSLSPASQNSPYCMTPVSQGSPASSGIGSPMASSAITKIHSKRFREYCNQVLSKEIDECVTVLLQELVSFQERVYQKDPIKAKSKRRLVMGLREVTKHMKLNKIKCVIISPNCEKIQSKGGLDEALYNVIAMAREQEIPFVFALGRKALGRCVNKLVPVSVVGIFSYSGAESLFNNLVSLTEEARKAYKDMVSSMEQEQAEEALKNVKKVPHHMGHSRNPSAASAISFCSVISEPISEVNEKDYETNWRSMVETSDGLEASENEDSSVRTMASQHTYNAQPDKNVHKPLLGPGTTTSVSKPGKITPVDKEEAKPDDNLEWASQQSTETGSWDGSGRDVLNSSMTSTTSTLVPEMLDEDDDEEEDDDEYHQEPISVSRIESWVSETQRTMETLQLVNSPEEDNIEQNEEDTVENI; from the exons aatGGAAAGCTGTCTGCCGAAGTTGAGCCGTTTGTTCCCCAGAAGAAGGGGACAGAAGCCATTACAATCCCGATGGCTCTTCCTAGCGACAGTGGAAATGTCGGAGGACTGGAACCCACTCCCATTCCAAGCTATCTTATAACCTGCTACCCCTTTGTACAGGAAAACCAGTCTAATAG ACAATTTCCCCTGTATATAAATGATATTAGATGGCAACAGTCAAGCTCAAATCCTCCTGGACCTTACCTGGCTTATCCCATTGTACCCGCACAACCTCCTGTATCCACTGAGTACATGTACTACCAGCTAATGCCAGCTCCGTGTGCTCAAGTCATGGGATTCTACCATCCATTTCCTACTTCCTACTCGACACCTCTTCAAGCAACCAATGCTATCAATGCAATTTCTATTGATTGCAATGACCGCACTAACCAACAATCACAAGTTAATGTGCTACCCAGCCAGAGGAACAGAAATGTCACCAGACCACCTATCGTCCACAAG CCACAACAACTAATACCACAGATAAAATGCAAGAGACCACCTATGAAAAGTGTGGCAGTACAGAAGGAAACCTGTGCGGCAGGACCGGACGCTCGCTCCAAAATTGTCTTGTTGGTGGATGCTTGTCAGCAAACTG attttccaaATGAAATCGCCAATAAATCACTCTCTGAAAGCATGGGTTCAGCTCCCTGGAAAACGAAAGCAAGGCGGAGACGGTCCTCTCACACTGCAGCGGAGTCTTCCAGTGAACAGGGCGCAAGTGAAGCTGATATTGATAGTGACAGCGGGTACTGCAGTCCAAAGCACTGCCAAGCAGCTGCAATGTGTTCAAGGCACACTGACTGCACAGCCTCTGCTGTCAAC GTGGCGGAGCCAGCTGTGTGTGCAG CTGGAGGAAGCTGGGCCAATGTAGCTTCTCAGGCTACGCAAAAAAGACCTTGGAATGAAAAAAATCAATCTTTCTCAAGAGGTGGAAGACAGACTGAATTGCGAAATAATTCTCAG CTTGGATACCGGATGAGAGGACAGAGCACTTCATCAGAAAGAAGACAGAATATCCAGAGAAAGCAGGATGGTAAAACTGGGACCACAGCACAATTAAGCAGATCAGATCAAAGCCATGAGCAGCTGTTCTTTGAG GATGAAGATGAATTTCCAGAATTAAACAGCAGCTCTGGGACTTCAAGAAATGAAACGCAACCAAAGATGGCAGCTAAAGTG TTGGATGATTTACCAGAAAATTCCCCAATTAACATTGTTCAGACTCCAATTCCTATTACAACATCGGTACCAAAACGTGCAAAAAGTCAGAAGAAGAAGGCTCTTGCTGCTGCTTTGGCCACTGCCCAGGAGTACTCTGAAATAAGCATGGAACAGAAAAAGCTCCAG GAAGCATTATCTAAAGCATCTGGGAAGAAAAGCAAGACTCCAGTACAGCTAGATTTGGGAGACATGCTGGCAGAATTAGAGAGGCAACAGCAAGCGATGAAAGCTCGGCAGATTACCAACACCAGGCCTTTATCATACACAG TTGGCAGCACTGTCCCATTTCACGCCAAAGAGCATACAAACAGGAATCTCTTTACAAAGAGCCAGGCACTAGTGGCTTCACCTAACCCACTGGATTCTACTGCACCCCGGATGAAAAGGGGAAAAGAGAAAGAAATTCCAAAATTAAAACGTCCAACTCCACTAAAAAAG ATTATCTTgaaagaaagagaagaaaagaaaGGGCGTTTGACAGTGGATCAGAATGTACTGAGCTCAGATGAGCAGAAAGATATACCTTTAAGTTTTACTGATGATCAGTCTGAAGAGCTGGCATCTCAAGATG AAGCTGGCCTGAGTGCACCAAGTGATACATCACTGTCTCCAGCAAGTCAGAACTCTCCCTATTGTATGACACCTGTATCTCAGGGATCACCAGCAAGTTCTGGAATCGGTAGCCCCATGGCCTCCTCTGCCATCACCAAAATTCACAGCAAAAGATTCAGAGA ATACTGTAACCAAGTATTAAGTAAAGAAATTGATGAATGTGTGACTGTGTTGTTGCAAGAACTGGTTAGCTTCCAAGAGCGGGTATACCAGAAAGACCCTATCAAAGCAAAGTCGAAGAGGAGACTTGTGATGGGATTGCGAGAAGTCACCAAGCACATGAagctaaataaaataaagtgCGTCATTATTTCTCCCAACTGTGAGAAAATCCAGTCAAAAG GTGGATTGGATGAAGCACTCTATAATGTAATAGCTATGGCAAGAGAGCAAGAAATTCCATTTGTTTTTGCCCTTGGACGTAAAGCTCTGGGTCGGTGTGTCAACAAATTGGTACCAGTCAGTGTTGTTGGTATCTTTAGCTACTCTGGTGCTGAG AGTTTATTTAATAACCTTGTCTCTTTGACGGAAGAAGCTAGAAAAGCATACAAAGACATGGTTTCATCCATGGAGCAGGAGCAGGCAGAGGAAGCCTTGAAAAATGTTAAAAAGGTCCCACATCACATGGGTCATTCTCGTAACCCCTCTGCAGCAAGTGCAATTTCATTCTGCAGTGTTATCTCTGAACCCATTTCAGAAGTGAATGAGAAGGATTATG aaaccaaTTGGAGAAGTATGGTAGAAACTTCTGATGGACTTGAAGCATCAGAAAACGAAGATTCCTCTGTACGGACAATGGCATCTCAACACACATATAATGCTCAGCCTGATAAAAATGTCCATAAACCACTTTTGGGTCCTGGTACCACTACCTCAGTCTCTAAACCTGGCAAGATAACTCCAGTTGACAAAGAGGAGGCAAAACCGGATGACAATCTGGAATGGGCTTCTCAGCAGAGTACAGAAACTGGATCATGGGATGGTAGTGGCAGAGATGTCCTCAATTCCTCCATGACAAGCACAACTAGTACTCTGGTACCCGAAATGCTGGACGAAGATGACGATGAGGAGGAAGACGATGATGAGTATCATCAGGAACCTATTTCAGTCAGCAGAATAGAGTCTTGGGTTTCAGAAACCCAGCGGACTATGGAAACTCTGCAGCTTGTGAACAGTCCAGAGGAAGATAACATTGAACAAAATGAAGAAGATACTGTGGAGAACATCTAG